Proteins from a genomic interval of Asticcacaulis sp. AND118:
- a CDS encoding DNA-3-methyladenine glycosylase I encodes MSDGQNKMTRCGWVNESKPHYVHYHDHEWGAPVHDDRLLFEMLILEGAQAGLNWETILKRRDNYRAAFKGFDVAACAALTDEELEARIHDDGIIRNRLKIWSVRKNARVFLAIQKEFGSFDAYVWRFVGGQPKRNRPKTLRDVPASTPESDALSKDLKKRGMSFVGSTIMYAYMQAVGMVDDHVETCFRTAK; translated from the coding sequence ATGTCCGACGGCCAAAATAAAATGACGCGCTGCGGCTGGGTCAACGAATCGAAGCCGCATTATGTGCATTATCACGACCACGAATGGGGCGCGCCGGTCCACGACGACCGCCTTCTGTTCGAGATGCTGATTTTGGAGGGCGCTCAGGCGGGACTGAACTGGGAGACGATTCTCAAACGCCGCGACAATTATCGCGCCGCCTTCAAAGGATTTGATGTGGCCGCCTGCGCCGCCCTCACCGACGAAGAGCTGGAGGCGCGGATACACGACGACGGCATCATCCGCAACCGGTTGAAAATCTGGTCGGTACGAAAAAACGCCCGCGTCTTCCTGGCGATACAAAAAGAATTCGGATCGTTCGACGCCTATGTCTGGCGCTTTGTCGGCGGTCAGCCGAAGCGCAACCGCCCGAAGACCCTGCGCGACGTACCGGCCTCGACGCCGGAATCCGACGCCCTCTCGAAAGACCTCAAAAAACGCGGCATGAGCTTTGTCGGCTCCACTATAATGTATGCCTATATGCAGGCCGTCGGCATGGTCGACGATCACGTGGAGACGTGTTTT